Proteins encoded by one window of Carettochelys insculpta isolate YL-2023 chromosome 10, ASM3395843v1, whole genome shotgun sequence:
- the SRPRB gene encoding signal recognition particle receptor subunit beta encodes MAAEEGGRGLQPAPGSALLPVLLALLAVALSLLVWKFTRGRKSSRRAVLLVGLCDAGKTLLFVRLLTGNFRNTQTSITDSSAVYRVSNEKGSTVTLVDLPGHESLRLQLLERFKAAARAIVFVVDSVAFQREVKDVAEFLYQVLTDSTVVKNAPSLLIACNKQDIPMAKSAKLIQQQLERELNTLRVTRLAAPSTLDGSAGSGTAPLGKKGKEFDFSQLPMSVELVECSARGGKAEDGSADLEGVQSWLARIA; translated from the exons ATGGCGGCGGAGGAGGGGGGCCGTGGGCTGCAGCCCGCTCCGGGCTCGGCCCTGCTCCCGGtgctgctggcgctgctggccgtggccctgagcctgc tggTGTGGAAGTTCACCCGGGGCAGGAAGAGCAGCCGGAGGGCGGTGCTTCTGGTGGGCCTTTGCGACGCGGGGAAAACGCTGCTGTTTGTGCGA ctGTTAACGGGCAATTTCCGAAACACCCAGACATCCATCACTGACAGCTCGGCTGTTTACCGAGTCAGCAACGAGAAG GGCTCCACTGTGACGCTGGTTGACCTCCCAGGGCACGAGAGCCTGCGGCTTCAGCTCTTGGAGAGGTTCAAAGCTGCAGCTCG AGCGATCGTGTTTGTGGTGGACAGCGTGGCGTTCCAGCGGGAGGTGAAGGATGTGGCCGAGTTCCTCTACCAGGTTTTGACTGACAGCACGGTGGTGAAAAACGCCCCGTCGCTGCTGATAGCCTGCAACAAGCAAG ATATCCCGATGGCAAAATCGGCCAAGCTgatacagcagcagctggagagagagct CAACACGCTGCGCGTGACCCGCTTGGCAGCACCCAGCACCTTGGACGGCTCCGCGGGCAGCGGGACGGCTCCGCTGGGGAAGAAGGGCAAGGAGTTCGACTTCTCGCAGCTGCCCATGAGCGTGGAGCTGGTGGAGTGCAGCGCCCGGGGCGGCAAGGCGGAGGACGGCAGCGCTGACCTGGAGGGcgtgcagagctggctggccaggattgcctga